Proteins found in one Zea mays cultivar B73 chromosome 1, Zm-B73-REFERENCE-NAM-5.0, whole genome shotgun sequence genomic segment:
- the LOC103639299 gene encoding uncharacterized protein isoform X3: MALALLSPSTPSHRILLRPIPFPSLPVARATSAGSFGLAFFCPLSRGSSSLQRTGAAGGVIDSAGEGSSEEPVAGWLSADLLRRISGAADADRVLDIVAESVEGAGAALGAPECNAIVSAAFDRGNIALALSVFEAMRSGFAGVGGWRWARPDVRTYALLVQRLAAAPRVADAIMIIDYVSRAGASSMDEVPFGIIVRCPTCMIAVAVVQPQDGTQVVSCSKCRYQYELFSGDITSIESEEVSMDISALEKALRFINMRKDGIPAAVHSIVLYLLFLLQIRSPSGTARTYRFATQNVTLPAQEGERVTISLAAPVNVYRDMGPLKVAARSQGFKPGEPMCLTNHINGQVSKLLRAPSKNKGTFFLSPYLLLPEKAVDIVAVQQKLLSQYDILQSRLKELKQFAQKEVWMLARMCQLDNKIVAVGEPSYRTRRDRVKRVRESLESTLLARIELMESYAKLCSMIEIEVEMDSDVIAAEAASSAERISEQIQQLMEIDSLEEQWRIQAEANDEAERLLSSDSSETYPAGRVM, encoded by the exons ATGGCGCTCGCTCTCCTATCCCCCTCCACGCCATCCCATCGTATACTGCTTCGTCCTATTCCATTTCCATCTCTGCCAGTCGCGCGCGCCACTAGTGCCGGTAGCTTCGGCCTCGCGTTCTTCTGCCCCCTCTCTCGCGGTTCCTCCTCGCTGCAGAGGACCGGCGCGGCAGGCGGCGTTATTGATAGTGCCGGAGAGGGCTCATCGGAAGAACCGGTCGCTGGATGGCTCAGCGCAGACCTGCTCAGGCGGATATCAGGCGCGGCGGACGCGGACCGGGTCCTGGACATTGTTGCCGAGTCAGTTGAAGGCGCGGGTGCCGCTCTGGGCGCGCCCGAGTGCAACGCGATCGTCTCCGCCGCTTTTGACCGTGGCAACATCGCGCTCGCTCTCTCGGTCTTCGAAGCCATGCGGTCCGGTTTCGCGGGAG TTGGAGGCTGGAGGTGGGCAAGGCCTGATGTGAGGACTTATGCGTTGCTTGTACAGCGGTTGGCGGCCGCCCCGCGTGTTGCTGATGCAATCATGATAATTGATTATGTGTCTCGCGCAGGTGCTTCTTCTATGGATGAG GTTCCTTTCGGAATCATTGTTCGCTGTCCAACCTGCATGATAGCAGTTGCTGTTGTGCAGCCTCAGGATGGAACTCAG GTTGTTTCCTGTTCAAAGTGTCGATATCAATATGAATTATTTTCTGGAGACATTACGAGTATTGAATCCGAAGAAGTTAG CATGGATATTTCAGCCCTGGAGAAAGCCTTGAGATTTATTAATATGAGGAAAGATGGTATTCCAGCTGCTGTCCACTCTATTGTG CTTTATCTTTTATTTCTGTTGCAGATCCGCTCACCTTCAGGAACAGCACGTACTTACAGATTTGCTACCCAGAATGTAACTCTTCCTGCTCAAGAAGGAGAAAGGGTTACCATTTCCTTGGCGGCCCCAGTTAACGTTTACCGTGACATGGGACCCCTCAAGGTTGCTGCGCGCTCACAAGGATTTAAACCTGGAGAACCTATGTGTCTCACTAATCACATCAATGGGCAAGTCTCGAAGTTGCTAAGAGCTCCATCAAAGAACAAGGGAACATTTTTCCTTAGCCCATATTTATTG CTTCCAGAAAAAGCAGTGGATATAGTTGCTGTACAGCAAAAGCTTTTGTCTCAGTATGATATTCTTCAGAGTCGTCTTAAGGAACTGAAACAGTTTGCTCAAAAAGAG GTGTGGATGCTTGCGCGGATGTGTCAGTTGGATAACAAGATAGTAGCAGTTGGTGAACCATCTTATCG TACTAGACGAGATAGAGTAAAGAGGGTTCGGGAAAGCTTGGAAAGCACACTCCTGGCAAGGATTGAGCTAATGGAAAGTTATGCAAAA CTGTGCTCAATGATCGAAATTGAAGTTGAGATGGACTCTGATGTTATAGCTGCTGAAGCGGCAAGCAGTGCA GAGAGAATATCTGAGCAGATACAACAATTAATGGAGATCGATAGTCTTGAAGAG CAATGGCGTATACAAGCTGAGGCTAATGATGAAGCAGAAAGGCTTCTTAGTTCAGATTCCTCAGAAACATATCCTGCTGGACGTGTAATGTAA
- the LOC103639299 gene encoding uncharacterized protein isoform X2 translates to MALALLSPSTPSHRILLRPIPFPSLPVARATSAGSFGLAFFCPLSRGSSSLQRTGAAGGVIDSAGEGSSEEPVAGWLSADLLRRISGAADADRVLDIVAESVEGAGAALGAPECNAIVSAAFDRGNIALALSVFEAMRSGFAGVGGWRWARPDVRTYALLVQRLAAAPRVADAIMIIDYVSRAGASSMDEVPFGIIVRCPTCMIAVAVVQPQDGTQVVSCSKCRYQYELFSGDITSIESEEVSMDISALEKALRFINMRKDGIPAAVHSIVIRSPSGTARTYRFATQNVTLPAQEGERVTISLAAPVNVYRDMGPLKVAARSQGFKPGEPMCLTNHINGQVSKLLRAPSKNKGTFFLSPYLLVGALAFLASTDAASAFIDPSLPRLVTATAIASAAIGTTLNGVVLPKIQKLPEKAVDIVAVQQKLLSQYDILQSRLKELKQFAQKEVWMLARMCQLDNKIVAVGEPSYRTRRDRVKRVRESLESTLLARIELMESYAKLCSMIEIEVEMDSDVIAAEAASSAERISEQIQQLMEIDSLEEQWRIQAEANDEAERLLSSDSSETYPAGRVM, encoded by the exons ATGGCGCTCGCTCTCCTATCCCCCTCCACGCCATCCCATCGTATACTGCTTCGTCCTATTCCATTTCCATCTCTGCCAGTCGCGCGCGCCACTAGTGCCGGTAGCTTCGGCCTCGCGTTCTTCTGCCCCCTCTCTCGCGGTTCCTCCTCGCTGCAGAGGACCGGCGCGGCAGGCGGCGTTATTGATAGTGCCGGAGAGGGCTCATCGGAAGAACCGGTCGCTGGATGGCTCAGCGCAGACCTGCTCAGGCGGATATCAGGCGCGGCGGACGCGGACCGGGTCCTGGACATTGTTGCCGAGTCAGTTGAAGGCGCGGGTGCCGCTCTGGGCGCGCCCGAGTGCAACGCGATCGTCTCCGCCGCTTTTGACCGTGGCAACATCGCGCTCGCTCTCTCGGTCTTCGAAGCCATGCGGTCCGGTTTCGCGGGAG TTGGAGGCTGGAGGTGGGCAAGGCCTGATGTGAGGACTTATGCGTTGCTTGTACAGCGGTTGGCGGCCGCCCCGCGTGTTGCTGATGCAATCATGATAATTGATTATGTGTCTCGCGCAGGTGCTTCTTCTATGGATGAG GTTCCTTTCGGAATCATTGTTCGCTGTCCAACCTGCATGATAGCAGTTGCTGTTGTGCAGCCTCAGGATGGAACTCAG GTTGTTTCCTGTTCAAAGTGTCGATATCAATATGAATTATTTTCTGGAGACATTACGAGTATTGAATCCGAAGAAGTTAG CATGGATATTTCAGCCCTGGAGAAAGCCTTGAGATTTATTAATATGAGGAAAGATGGTATTCCAGCTGCTGTCCACTCTATTGTG ATCCGCTCACCTTCAGGAACAGCACGTACTTACAGATTTGCTACCCAGAATGTAACTCTTCCTGCTCAAGAAGGAGAAAGGGTTACCATTTCCTTGGCGGCCCCAGTTAACGTTTACCGTGACATGGGACCCCTCAAGGTTGCTGCGCGCTCACAAGGATTTAAACCTGGAGAACCTATGTGTCTCACTAATCACATCAATGGGCAAGTCTCGAAGTTGCTAAGAGCTCCATCAAAGAACAAGGGAACATTTTTCCTTAGCCCATATTTATTGGTCGGTGCTCTTGCCTTCCTTGCATCTACAGATGCTGCTTCCGCATTCATTGACCCAAGTCTTCCTAGACTTGTTACAGCAACTGCCATTGCATCAGCTGCCATAGGAACAACACTAAATGGAGTGGTCCTGCCAAAAATTCAAAAG CTTCCAGAAAAAGCAGTGGATATAGTTGCTGTACAGCAAAAGCTTTTGTCTCAGTATGATATTCTTCAGAGTCGTCTTAAGGAACTGAAACAGTTTGCTCAAAAAGAG GTGTGGATGCTTGCGCGGATGTGTCAGTTGGATAACAAGATAGTAGCAGTTGGTGAACCATCTTATCG TACTAGACGAGATAGAGTAAAGAGGGTTCGGGAAAGCTTGGAAAGCACACTCCTGGCAAGGATTGAGCTAATGGAAAGTTATGCAAAA CTGTGCTCAATGATCGAAATTGAAGTTGAGATGGACTCTGATGTTATAGCTGCTGAAGCGGCAAGCAGTGCA GAGAGAATATCTGAGCAGATACAACAATTAATGGAGATCGATAGTCTTGAAGAG CAATGGCGTATACAAGCTGAGGCTAATGATGAAGCAGAAAGGCTTCTTAGTTCAGATTCCTCAGAAACATATCCTGCTGGACGTGTAATGTAA
- the LOC103639299 gene encoding uncharacterized protein isoform X1: protein MALALLSPSTPSHRILLRPIPFPSLPVARATSAGSFGLAFFCPLSRGSSSLQRTGAAGGVIDSAGEGSSEEPVAGWLSADLLRRISGAADADRVLDIVAESVEGAGAALGAPECNAIVSAAFDRGNIALALSVFEAMRSGFAGVGGWRWARPDVRTYALLVQRLAAAPRVADAIMIIDYVSRAGASSMDEVPFGIIVRCPTCMIAVAVVQPQDGTQVVSCSKCRYQYELFSGDITSIESEEVSMDISALEKALRFINMRKDGIPAAVHSIVLYLLFLLQIRSPSGTARTYRFATQNVTLPAQEGERVTISLAAPVNVYRDMGPLKVAARSQGFKPGEPMCLTNHINGQVSKLLRAPSKNKGTFFLSPYLLVGALAFLASTDAASAFIDPSLPRLVTATAIASAAIGTTLNGVVLPKIQKLPEKAVDIVAVQQKLLSQYDILQSRLKELKQFAQKEVWMLARMCQLDNKIVAVGEPSYRTRRDRVKRVRESLESTLLARIELMESYAKLCSMIEIEVEMDSDVIAAEAASSAERISEQIQQLMEIDSLEEQWRIQAEANDEAERLLSSDSSETYPAGRVM, encoded by the exons ATGGCGCTCGCTCTCCTATCCCCCTCCACGCCATCCCATCGTATACTGCTTCGTCCTATTCCATTTCCATCTCTGCCAGTCGCGCGCGCCACTAGTGCCGGTAGCTTCGGCCTCGCGTTCTTCTGCCCCCTCTCTCGCGGTTCCTCCTCGCTGCAGAGGACCGGCGCGGCAGGCGGCGTTATTGATAGTGCCGGAGAGGGCTCATCGGAAGAACCGGTCGCTGGATGGCTCAGCGCAGACCTGCTCAGGCGGATATCAGGCGCGGCGGACGCGGACCGGGTCCTGGACATTGTTGCCGAGTCAGTTGAAGGCGCGGGTGCCGCTCTGGGCGCGCCCGAGTGCAACGCGATCGTCTCCGCCGCTTTTGACCGTGGCAACATCGCGCTCGCTCTCTCGGTCTTCGAAGCCATGCGGTCCGGTTTCGCGGGAG TTGGAGGCTGGAGGTGGGCAAGGCCTGATGTGAGGACTTATGCGTTGCTTGTACAGCGGTTGGCGGCCGCCCCGCGTGTTGCTGATGCAATCATGATAATTGATTATGTGTCTCGCGCAGGTGCTTCTTCTATGGATGAG GTTCCTTTCGGAATCATTGTTCGCTGTCCAACCTGCATGATAGCAGTTGCTGTTGTGCAGCCTCAGGATGGAACTCAG GTTGTTTCCTGTTCAAAGTGTCGATATCAATATGAATTATTTTCTGGAGACATTACGAGTATTGAATCCGAAGAAGTTAG CATGGATATTTCAGCCCTGGAGAAAGCCTTGAGATTTATTAATATGAGGAAAGATGGTATTCCAGCTGCTGTCCACTCTATTGTG CTTTATCTTTTATTTCTGTTGCAGATCCGCTCACCTTCAGGAACAGCACGTACTTACAGATTTGCTACCCAGAATGTAACTCTTCCTGCTCAAGAAGGAGAAAGGGTTACCATTTCCTTGGCGGCCCCAGTTAACGTTTACCGTGACATGGGACCCCTCAAGGTTGCTGCGCGCTCACAAGGATTTAAACCTGGAGAACCTATGTGTCTCACTAATCACATCAATGGGCAAGTCTCGAAGTTGCTAAGAGCTCCATCAAAGAACAAGGGAACATTTTTCCTTAGCCCATATTTATTGGTCGGTGCTCTTGCCTTCCTTGCATCTACAGATGCTGCTTCCGCATTCATTGACCCAAGTCTTCCTAGACTTGTTACAGCAACTGCCATTGCATCAGCTGCCATAGGAACAACACTAAATGGAGTGGTCCTGCCAAAAATTCAAAAG CTTCCAGAAAAAGCAGTGGATATAGTTGCTGTACAGCAAAAGCTTTTGTCTCAGTATGATATTCTTCAGAGTCGTCTTAAGGAACTGAAACAGTTTGCTCAAAAAGAG GTGTGGATGCTTGCGCGGATGTGTCAGTTGGATAACAAGATAGTAGCAGTTGGTGAACCATCTTATCG TACTAGACGAGATAGAGTAAAGAGGGTTCGGGAAAGCTTGGAAAGCACACTCCTGGCAAGGATTGAGCTAATGGAAAGTTATGCAAAA CTGTGCTCAATGATCGAAATTGAAGTTGAGATGGACTCTGATGTTATAGCTGCTGAAGCGGCAAGCAGTGCA GAGAGAATATCTGAGCAGATACAACAATTAATGGAGATCGATAGTCTTGAAGAG CAATGGCGTATACAAGCTGAGGCTAATGATGAAGCAGAAAGGCTTCTTAGTTCAGATTCCTCAGAAACATATCCTGCTGGACGTGTAATGTAA